In Deltaproteobacteria bacterium, a single genomic region encodes these proteins:
- a CDS encoding CBS domain-containing protein codes for MKVRDLLQAKDTAIMTIHPEATLYDALAALVHHRIGSLVVLAAASQVVGIITERDLLRECLTRNEQLKDLQVCEVMTTHLIIGVPEDEVGYIMGIMTHNRIRHLPIMDGQRLAGLISIGDVVKAQLEETEFENRYLKEYIQRQ; via the coding sequence ATGAAGGTTCGTGATCTCTTACAGGCAAAAGACACAGCGATCATGACGATCCACCCGGAGGCGACCCTATACGATGCCTTGGCCGCTTTGGTGCACCACCGGATCGGCTCATTGGTCGTCCTTGCCGCCGCCAGCCAAGTCGTCGGGATCATTACTGAACGTGATCTCCTGCGCGAGTGTCTGACCCGGAACGAGCAGCTCAAGGACCTCCAGGTCTGCGAGGTGATGACGACTCACCTCATTATTGGCGTCCCAGAGGACGAAGTCGGCTACATCATGGGGATCATGACGCACAACCGTATCCGTCACCTGCCGATCATGGATGGTCAGCGCCTTGCAGGCCTCATCTCCATCGGCGACGTGGTGAAAGCGCAATTGGAAGAAACCGAGTTTGAAAATCGCTACTTGAAGGAATATATTCAGCGCCAATAA
- a CDS encoding nuclear transport factor 2 family protein, producing the protein MRKYRRTVLACVVLSVLAAPLITRGEDLAEVRAVFDKDIRLFNAQNTDTFSISAHDDVVLFSILSPFATKGKDDLRRLVQGYFDDHTRLMFRPVNPEFVVIGTSALAWGSYTIMEYPKVGPREAIHGRYTFTYTKVDGIWLLVALHLSPLQGY; encoded by the coding sequence ATGAGGAAATACAGACGAACAGTGCTTGCCTGCGTTGTACTCTCAGTGCTGGCGGCACCACTGATAACGCGCGGCGAAGATCTCGCCGAGGTCCGTGCGGTCTTTGATAAAGACATCCGCCTGTTTAACGCACAAAACACCGACACCTTCTCCATCTCAGCGCATGACGATGTCGTTTTGTTTAGTATCCTTTCTCCCTTTGCCACCAAGGGGAAAGATGACCTGCGGCGACTAGTGCAGGGATACTTCGACGATCACACCCGCCTCATGTTCAGACCAGTGAATCCCGAGTTTGTTGTGATTGGGACCAGCGCGCTCGCGTGGGGCTCGTACACCATCATGGAATACCCCAAGGTCGGGCCGCGCGAAGCTATTCATGGCCGCTACACTTTTACCTATACCAAGGTGGACGGGATATGGCTTCTTGTCGCCTTACACCTCTCACCGCTGCAAGGGTACTGA
- a CDS encoding nuclear transport factor 2 family protein, with the protein MRSRQATCWWLTALLLLGAVPMVYGQDLAALQKSFAVEIDALNSRNLNATLAPVDERMILFGIFSPFPIQGKDGYRQAVQEYFDDHEHAIITPINPEFRVIGTTGVAWGNFRIATKQKNGPSQYSDGRYMFTYAQADGKWAVISMHYSLLAPLLH; encoded by the coding sequence ATGCGTTCGAGACAAGCGACGTGCTGGTGGTTGACTGCGCTGCTTCTGCTTGGGGCGGTGCCTATGGTATACGGTCAAGACTTGGCAGCCCTGCAAAAGAGCTTTGCGGTAGAAATCGATGCCCTCAACTCACGTAACCTCAACGCCACCCTCGCTCCGGTAGACGAGCGGATGATCCTCTTTGGCATCTTCTCGCCCTTCCCCATCCAAGGGAAAGACGGCTATCGTCAAGCAGTACAGGAATACTTCGATGATCACGAGCATGCCATCATTACCCCGATCAATCCAGAATTTCGGGTGATTGGCACCACGGGAGTGGCGTGGGGGAACTTCCGCATTGCGACCAAGCAAAAAAACGGGCCATCGCAGTACTCCGACGGTCGCTACATGTTCACGTATGCGCAAGCGGACGGGAAGTGGGCCGTGATCAGCATGCATTATTCGCTGCTGGCACCGCTCCTCCATTAA
- a CDS encoding Smr/MutS family protein: MSTGFNTPFRELKKTVKVPEKPPLAAKPPPPPPPESSPVETEEEMFWKEMQGVRSIKDDGHARVSSPPPTIVRRAQAEENEALAELYDLVAGRTGFDVTDTEEYIEGCVIGLDTALVRKLRQGDFSRQAALDLHGMTVDAAQGEVERFLANAVRVGFRCVLLVHGRGLNSPGQVPVLKDRLKHWLTRGKLARSVLAFSSARPYDGGPGALYVLLRRDRARKKSIEVLEGAKRE; this comes from the coding sequence ATGTCTACGGGGTTCAATACACCGTTTCGCGAGCTGAAAAAGACCGTCAAGGTGCCGGAGAAGCCACCGCTGGCGGCGAAACCACCACCGCCACCACCTCCAGAGTCCTCGCCTGTAGAGACGGAAGAGGAAATGTTCTGGAAAGAGATGCAGGGGGTGCGTTCGATCAAGGACGATGGTCACGCGCGGGTGAGTTCTCCTCCTCCTACGATCGTCCGCCGTGCCCAGGCTGAGGAGAATGAAGCGCTGGCGGAACTCTACGACCTGGTCGCGGGGCGCACGGGCTTCGACGTGACGGACACTGAGGAATATATCGAGGGCTGCGTGATTGGTCTCGACACCGCGTTAGTGAGAAAGCTCCGTCAGGGAGATTTTTCTCGTCAAGCGGCGCTGGATCTTCACGGTATGACTGTTGATGCGGCGCAGGGCGAGGTAGAGCGGTTCCTTGCCAATGCCGTGCGCGTGGGCTTCCGGTGCGTTCTGCTTGTGCATGGGCGCGGTTTGAACTCCCCCGGACAAGTGCCCGTGCTGAAAGATCGATTGAAACACTGGCTGACGCGCGGCAAGCTCGCGCGCAGCGTATTAGCGTTCTCTTCCGCGCGACCCTACGATGGCGGACCCGGCGCGCTCTATGTGTTGTTGCGTCGGGATCGGGCTCGGAAAAAATCCATCGAAGTGTTGGAAGGCGCAAAACGAGAGTGA
- a CDS encoding YfhO family protein, with protein sequence MRKIRILLLFVAAAVVFLGPTVLGTSILSQADAVYFFPPWSACRPAELVRASNPLLGDQSTQFYPYRYFARQQVRAGEVPLWNPFILMGTPFLADMQSAVFSPFHLFSYLGDLKTSFAWSALCRLLTAGLGMYYLCRLFAISTAGAVLAGIGFMFCAFQVVWLNHPHTNVSVLLPWAFVAAEESVTRPGLRAALIMAAVVAALFFGGHPETVLHITMGTVVFFLYRLGQTLRKTRNRFALAAPCASAVGGALLGLGLAAIVLVPFAELLWSSGVWEARGSFARNPFVLPPSVLLTTLASDLFGNPAYGTDYGPANYNERDMYAGFLPLLLALLALRWWRHDWRVRFFSGWGVFSLTIVLGLWPIFDLVTWLPVLHHTANHRLVLLWQFCVALLAGVAADHILRAEHAGTVTLPRRFLTLAGSLTLLPFILWLIPQLGILPQNPKILYGALLPLLFATMAFGVFELLRRNILSLRLWGAAACLLTFLDLFIVGRSYNPAVPREHVFDCVPDSVRFLQQQEGIFRVTAVEGLLLLANTSMMYGLQDMRGYELPAPGRLGRFFTDGLHGFYDGAHYEPRDLTPQTLRLLSLANVRYLLSTRDLTNVLPALRKVYEKEIFIHENSDVLPRAFVVHQVREASDERDALAKILDSSVNLKEVGILEAADNPEEKLPLQAQPPDQPPTGACVDKADISRYEPHQVHVQVESCGPGVVILSDTYYRGWQVYVDGVKQPLRRANYLFRGVSCGSGRHEIRFVYQPFSYTLGVAITAGSALLCLLLLGYAGIPGRFQHANCPRPTDRGSAPFFKSNT encoded by the coding sequence ATGAGGAAAATTCGGATTCTTCTGTTGTTTGTGGCTGCCGCCGTGGTCTTCCTCGGCCCAACCGTTTTGGGTACGAGCATCCTCTCGCAAGCCGACGCTGTGTATTTCTTCCCTCCTTGGTCCGCCTGTCGGCCAGCCGAACTCGTGCGGGCCTCCAACCCGCTGCTGGGAGACCAAAGTACTCAATTTTATCCGTATCGTTATTTCGCCCGGCAGCAGGTGCGCGCCGGGGAAGTCCCGCTCTGGAACCCGTTTATTCTCATGGGCACGCCGTTTCTCGCGGATATGCAATCGGCGGTCTTCTCGCCTTTTCACCTCTTCTCTTACTTGGGCGACCTGAAGACCAGTTTCGCTTGGAGCGCACTGTGCCGCCTGCTCACTGCCGGACTCGGCATGTACTATCTCTGTCGTCTGTTCGCCATCTCCACGGCGGGAGCCGTGCTGGCGGGTATCGGCTTCATGTTCTGCGCCTTCCAGGTGGTCTGGCTCAATCATCCCCATACGAACGTGAGCGTCTTGCTGCCTTGGGCATTTGTAGCGGCGGAAGAAAGCGTCACACGCCCGGGCCTGCGTGCGGCGCTTATCATGGCGGCTGTGGTTGCCGCGCTTTTTTTCGGTGGTCATCCAGAAACAGTGCTGCACATCACCATGGGCACTGTCGTCTTCTTTCTCTATCGCCTGGGACAAACCCTCCGCAAGACACGCAACCGATTCGCTCTCGCCGCTCCCTGCGCTTCTGCTGTGGGTGGCGCGTTGTTAGGGCTGGGACTGGCAGCCATCGTGCTGGTTCCCTTTGCCGAATTGCTCTGGAGCAGCGGAGTCTGGGAAGCACGCGGCAGCTTTGCCAGAAACCCATTTGTCTTGCCTCCCTCGGTTCTGTTGACCACCCTCGCATCAGACCTGTTCGGCAACCCGGCATATGGCACCGACTACGGACCAGCGAATTACAACGAGCGCGACATGTATGCCGGCTTCTTGCCGTTGCTGCTCGCGCTGCTGGCTTTGCGCTGGTGGCGGCACGACTGGCGGGTGCGGTTCTTTTCCGGATGGGGGGTATTCAGCCTAACCATCGTCCTCGGACTGTGGCCGATTTTCGATCTGGTCACGTGGCTGCCGGTGCTCCACCATACCGCGAACCATCGCCTCGTTCTGCTCTGGCAGTTTTGCGTAGCGCTGCTCGCTGGGGTCGCCGCTGACCACATTTTGCGCGCGGAGCATGCCGGGACAGTCACGCTGCCTCGCCGCTTTCTGACGCTGGCGGGAAGCCTTACGCTGCTTCCTTTCATACTGTGGTTAATCCCTCAGCTAGGAATCCTGCCACAGAACCCAAAAATCCTCTACGGCGCGCTCCTCCCTCTCCTCTTTGCTACGATGGCCTTTGGGGTGTTCGAGCTACTGCGGAGGAATATCCTCTCGCTTCGTCTGTGGGGGGCGGCGGCGTGTCTCCTGACTTTTCTCGACCTCTTCATCGTCGGGCGTTCCTATAATCCCGCCGTGCCGAGAGAGCACGTCTTCGACTGTGTCCCCGACTCCGTCCGTTTTCTTCAGCAACAGGAAGGGATCTTTCGCGTCACGGCGGTGGAGGGACTGCTCCTGCTGGCGAACACCTCGATGATGTACGGCCTTCAGGATATGCGCGGCTACGAGTTACCGGCACCGGGTCGCTTGGGGAGATTTTTTACCGACGGGCTGCACGGCTTCTACGATGGAGCCCACTACGAACCGAGAGATTTGACGCCGCAAACCCTGCGCCTCCTCAGTCTGGCGAACGTGCGCTATCTCCTGTCGACTCGTGACTTAACGAACGTCTTGCCCGCTCTTCGCAAAGTGTACGAGAAGGAGATTTTTATCCATGAAAACTCGGATGTATTGCCTCGGGCATTCGTCGTGCACCAAGTGCGCGAAGCAAGCGATGAGCGTGACGCGCTGGCAAAAATCCTGGATAGCAGCGTCAACCTCAAAGAAGTTGGCATTCTCGAAGCTGCGGACAATCCAGAAGAAAAACTTCCTCTCCAAGCACAACCTCCCGACCAACCGCCTACGGGTGCCTGTGTGGACAAAGCGGACATCAGCCGCTACGAACCCCACCAAGTACACGTGCAAGTAGAATCCTGCGGGCCTGGGGTCGTCATCTTGAGCGACACCTACTATCGCGGCTGGCAGGTGTATGTAGACGGCGTCAAGCAGCCACTCCGTCGCGCCAACTATCTTTTTCGCGGGGTCTCCTGCGGCAGCGGGCGACACGAGATCCGTTTCGTCTACCAACCGTTCAGCTACACGCTCGGCGTTGCCATCACCGCAGGCTCGGCCCTGCTTTGCTTGCTGCTGCTCGGCTACGCCGGGATACCGGGCAGATTCCAGCACGCGAATTGCCCACGGCCAACTGATCGCGGCTCCGCGCCCTTCTTCAAGTCCAACACGTAG
- a CDS encoding SDR family oxidoreductase translates to MQGKVCVITGASSGIGRATAFAVARLGATVVLVCRNRERAEATRAAIVAATGNARVEVALADLSAQAEIRRLAHELLGRYPQIHVLINNAGVLNRSRSTTVDGIETVFAVNHLAYFLLTQLLLERLAASAPARIINVASGAHNWGPLDVDDLQNEHRYRSLRVYGQSKLCNILFTRELARRLVGADVTVNAMHPGGVATGLGGNNGWWAKLIATALKPFVLTAEQGADTVVYLATAPEIEGASGKYFVKRREAQPSPAALDDETAKRLWQASVELTS, encoded by the coding sequence ATGCAAGGAAAAGTGTGTGTTATCACTGGTGCCAGTTCCGGTATCGGTCGAGCCACCGCGTTCGCCGTGGCGCGTTTGGGCGCGACTGTGGTGCTCGTGTGTCGGAATCGTGAGCGTGCCGAGGCGACCCGTGCCGCAATCGTTGCCGCGACAGGAAACGCGCGCGTGGAGGTCGCCCTGGCCGATCTCTCGGCGCAAGCCGAGATCCGCCGGCTCGCGCACGAATTACTCGGGCGTTACCCGCAAATCCATGTGCTCATCAACAATGCCGGCGTGCTCAATCGCTCGCGCTCGACCACGGTCGATGGGATCGAGACCGTTTTTGCCGTCAATCATCTCGCCTACTTTCTGTTGACCCAGCTTCTGCTCGAACGCTTGGCGGCAAGCGCACCGGCACGTATTATCAATGTCGCTTCCGGCGCGCATAATTGGGGGCCGCTGGATGTGGACGACTTGCAAAACGAGCATCGTTACCGCTCGCTACGCGTCTATGGTCAGTCGAAATTGTGCAATATCTTGTTTACCCGAGAATTGGCGCGTCGCCTCGTCGGTGCCGACGTGACGGTGAACGCCATGCATCCCGGCGGAGTGGCGACCGGTCTCGGTGGGAACAACGGCTGGTGGGCGAAGCTCATTGCCACGGCGCTCAAGCCGTTCGTCCTCACGGCTGAGCAAGGCGCGGACACGGTGGTGTATCTGGCGACCGCGCCTGAAATCGAGGGTGCGAGCGGAAAATACTTTGTTAAACGGCGGGAAGCGCAACCTTCGCCGGCCGCGCTGGATGACGAGACGGCAAAACGGCTCTGGCAAGCAAGTGTTGAGCTGACGAGCTGA
- a CDS encoding VOC family protein encodes MIDHTGIGVSDVARSAAFYDAALGALGMHRVMQLPEHDGANAVGYGFEHPVFWIDRFHPHSVKQHTAFVAKSRHEVEAFYHAALRAGGTDNGAPGVRSPLQGNRPGYYAAFVLDPDGNNMEATFRGL; translated from the coding sequence ATGATTGATCACACAGGAATCGGTGTCTCAGATGTTGCTCGTTCAGCAGCTTTCTACGATGCGGCACTCGGAGCACTCGGAATGCACAGAGTCATGCAACTGCCCGAGCATGACGGGGCTAACGCTGTGGGATATGGATTCGAGCACCCTGTGTTCTGGATAGACCGCTTCCATCCACACAGCGTTAAACAGCACACTGCATTTGTAGCAAAGAGCCGTCACGAGGTTGAGGCGTTCTATCACGCTGCGTTACGGGCTGGTGGCACCGATAACGGCGCACCCGGCGTACGCTCGCCATTGCAGGGAAATCGGCCTGGCTATTACGCGGCGTTCGTTCTTGATCCGGACGGCAACAACATGGAGGCCACATTCCGTGGCCTCTAG
- a CDS encoding VOC family protein, translating to MAAKAIPDGYHTITPYLTVQGAGKLIDFLKLAFDAQETERITAPSGTIAHAEVRIGDSIVMMSDAGGERAPMPSGLYLYVNDADAVYKSALRAGSTSIMEPADQFYGDRSAGVKDPVGNQWWIATHKEDVSPEELKRRAALQQRA from the coding sequence ATGGCAGCCAAAGCAATTCCTGACGGCTATCACACCATTACTCCATATTTGACCGTGCAGGGGGCGGGAAAACTGATCGACTTTCTGAAACTGGCCTTCGACGCGCAAGAGACCGAGCGTATCACCGCGCCGTCCGGCACGATCGCCCACGCCGAGGTGCGCATCGGTGATTCGATCGTCATGATGAGTGACGCCGGAGGCGAGCGGGCGCCGATGCCGAGCGGGCTCTATCTCTACGTAAACGACGCCGATGCGGTATACAAAAGCGCTCTCCGGGCTGGCTCCACTTCGATCATGGAGCCAGCGGACCAGTTCTACGGGGATCGGAGCGCCGGCGTGAAAGACCCGGTAGGAAACCAGTGGTGGATCGCGACCCATAAAGAAGACGTGTCGCCGGAAGAACTGAAGCGCCGCGCCGCTCTGCAGCAACGTGCATGA
- a CDS encoding GFA family protein, with product MSIPFTGGCMCGAVRYECATEPLMAANCHCLDCQRATGSAYASVFFVPKSAVKITGEVKYYESKGDSGSSIRRGFCPTCGSRLFGLPAVMSENMGIMAGSLDDSSSHKPAIDIYTSSAQPWDYMNPEVAKFPKGPPMG from the coding sequence ATGTCGATACCATTTACCGGAGGCTGCATGTGTGGAGCAGTGCGTTATGAATGCGCGACTGAACCGCTCATGGCCGCCAATTGTCACTGCCTCGATTGTCAACGAGCAACCGGCAGTGCCTACGCTTCGGTGTTCTTCGTACCGAAGAGCGCCGTCAAAATCACCGGGGAGGTGAAATACTACGAAAGTAAAGGCGACAGCGGGAGCAGCATACGCCGCGGGTTCTGTCCCACGTGCGGCTCTCGTTTGTTTGGTCTGCCAGCGGTCATGTCCGAGAATATGGGCATCATGGCAGGAAGCTTGGATGATTCGAGTTCGCACAAACCCGCGATCGACATCTACACCTCCAGCGCGCAGCCCTGGGACTATATGAATCCAGAGGTGGCTAAGTTCCCCAAAGGTCCGCCGATGGGGTAA
- the lexA gene encoding transcriptional repressor LexA, producing the protein MSTTPLTDRQARLLRIIEDSLARHGYVPTLQEMAQAMGIASLHGVKRHLIALERKGYLRRFPGRRRAIEVIQRLMPLEGSVPVLGRVAAGRPLLAVENQEGTLSLGPALLGKGTHFALRVQGDSMMGEGILEGDYVIVRQQDSADPGEIVVALLGEDATVKRLRKEGELLFLEAANPAYAPIPLTQQSSSPRILGTVVGVYRDRRQRR; encoded by the coding sequence ATGTCAACTACTCCACTGACGGACCGTCAAGCACGGCTCTTACGCATCATCGAAGACTCGCTCGCTCGGCATGGCTACGTGCCAACGCTGCAAGAAATGGCGCAGGCCATGGGCATTGCCTCCTTACACGGGGTGAAAAGGCACCTGATTGCCTTGGAGCGTAAAGGCTATCTGCGCCGCTTTCCCGGTCGGCGGCGCGCCATCGAGGTCATACAACGCCTCATGCCATTAGAAGGGAGCGTGCCTGTTCTCGGACGCGTTGCCGCCGGGCGGCCACTCTTGGCGGTAGAGAATCAAGAAGGAACGCTCAGTTTGGGGCCGGCGCTGCTCGGGAAAGGGACGCATTTCGCCTTGCGGGTGCAGGGCGATAGCATGATGGGAGAGGGGATTCTCGAAGGCGACTATGTGATCGTGCGCCAGCAAGACTCGGCGGACCCAGGAGAAATTGTCGTGGCGCTTTTAGGCGAAGACGCCACCGTCAAGCGCTTGCGCAAAGAGGGGGAGCTGCTCTTCTTAGAGGCGGCCAATCCCGCCTATGCGCCCATTCCGCTGACGCAACAGTCGTCGTCCCCGCGTATCTTAGGCACTGTCGTCGGGGTGTATCGGGACCGACGCCAGCGACGCTGA
- a CDS encoding hydantoinase/oxoprolinase family protein: protein MHYFCGIDTGGTFTDCVVMDELGRIVIAKSPSTPKDFAEGFFDALEVAAEKIGLTLPQLMQHTRLLLHGTTVGTNAIVQLKGVKTGLITTRGHGDALIIMRSVGRSAGLPIEQLLHVSRHQKPVPIIPRALIQEVSERVDWKGDVVLSLNEDEARAAIRHLLDQQVEAIAISFLWGFVNPSHELAVRSMVHEMAPHMFATCAHELIAKPGEYERTAATVINCFIGPGSSGYIQRVQERAKQLGYQHPLLIMQASGGVATAQEAARKPLFTIGSGPVGGVIGSKFLADTLSHPNVIASDVGGTSFDVGIISNGVPLTSSETIIHQYVFFMPQLDIQSIGSGGGSIIWIDELSNTMKVGPHSAGADPGPACYNRGGEEPTITDANVILGYVNPDNFLGGKYRLDRTSSLRAMQRIADRLGMDVVETASGAVQIVEFHMADLMRQMTVQRGLDPRDFIVYAYGGGGPVHAVSYSRELGCKTIVIPLGSVAATWSALGIQSADLLHVYEKAELLIAPFAPEPMNAIFADLEEKGRTQLKEDGISDADMRFLRTVDMKFRLQIHRVEVPIPAGTLQLQDSEQLMETFADKYDALYGKGSAFKDAGMEIGVFRVAAIGTIRRPTLSQQAVLGGETTVTYRDIYWRALKRFASTPISDGAKLAAHVRIEGPAIIELPETTIVLHPDSSGQLDEYGNFIITLR from the coding sequence ATGCACTATTTTTGCGGTATCGACACCGGAGGCACTTTTACCGATTGCGTGGTGATGGACGAACTGGGGCGCATCGTCATTGCTAAAAGTCCCTCCACCCCGAAAGATTTTGCCGAAGGGTTTTTCGACGCCCTGGAAGTCGCCGCCGAAAAAATCGGGCTGACGCTTCCGCAGTTGATGCAGCATACCCGGCTACTCTTGCACGGTACGACCGTCGGTACTAACGCGATTGTCCAATTGAAAGGCGTGAAGACCGGACTCATCACAACTCGCGGACACGGCGACGCGCTGATCATCATGCGTTCTGTCGGGCGCTCGGCTGGCTTGCCGATCGAGCAACTGCTGCATGTGTCACGCCATCAAAAACCGGTGCCGATCATTCCTCGCGCGCTCATTCAGGAAGTCAGCGAGCGCGTGGACTGGAAAGGGGACGTGGTTCTTTCCCTCAACGAGGATGAAGCACGCGCGGCTATCCGGCATTTGCTGGACCAGCAGGTCGAAGCGATCGCCATTTCTTTCTTGTGGGGTTTCGTGAACCCGTCCCACGAACTGGCTGTCCGCAGCATGGTGCACGAGATGGCTCCGCACATGTTCGCAACCTGCGCGCACGAGCTGATCGCCAAGCCAGGAGAGTACGAGCGCACAGCGGCTACGGTCATTAACTGCTTCATCGGTCCTGGCTCCTCGGGGTATATCCAACGGGTGCAAGAGCGCGCCAAGCAGCTCGGCTATCAACACCCTTTGCTCATCATGCAAGCCTCGGGTGGTGTGGCGACCGCGCAAGAAGCGGCGCGCAAACCGCTGTTCACCATCGGTTCCGGTCCGGTCGGCGGCGTCATCGGCTCGAAGTTTTTAGCCGATACTCTTAGTCATCCCAATGTGATTGCTTCGGATGTCGGCGGCACCAGCTTTGATGTAGGCATTATCAGCAACGGCGTTCCGCTCACGTCCTCCGAGACGATCATTCACCAGTATGTGTTCTTCATGCCTCAGCTCGATATTCAGTCCATCGGCAGTGGCGGCGGCAGCATCATCTGGATCGACGAGTTGAGCAACACGATGAAAGTAGGGCCGCATTCCGCTGGAGCCGACCCAGGACCGGCCTGTTACAATCGCGGCGGCGAAGAACCCACCATCACCGACGCCAATGTCATCCTTGGCTATGTGAATCCTGACAACTTTCTGGGCGGCAAATATCGTCTGGACCGCACCAGCTCTCTGCGCGCCATGCAACGCATCGCCGACCGGCTGGGCATGGATGTTGTGGAAACGGCGAGCGGTGCCGTGCAGATTGTCGAATTCCACATGGCGGATTTGATGCGGCAGATGACCGTGCAGCGCGGTCTCGATCCCCGTGACTTCATCGTCTACGCCTACGGCGGCGGCGGTCCCGTGCACGCTGTGTCGTACTCGCGCGAACTCGGCTGCAAGACGATTGTTATCCCGCTCGGTTCGGTCGCCGCGACGTGGTCGGCGTTGGGCATTCAGTCCGCCGATCTTTTGCATGTCTACGAAAAGGCCGAGTTGTTGATCGCGCCTTTCGCGCCCGAGCCCATGAACGCCATCTTCGCGGATTTGGAAGAGAAAGGCCGGACGCAACTTAAGGAAGATGGCATCTCCGACGCGGACATGCGTTTCCTCCGCACCGTGGACATGAAATTTCGCTTGCAGATTCACCGGGTGGAGGTGCCTATCCCTGCTGGCACCTTGCAACTCCAGGACTCGGAACAACTGATGGAGACGTTCGCCGACAAATACGACGCCCTCTACGGCAAAGGATCGGCCTTCAAAGATGCCGGCATGGAAATCGGTGTCTTCCGCGTCGCGGCCATTGGCACGATCCGGCGTCCGACCCTCTCGCAGCAAGCAGTGCTGGGCGGAGAAACGACGGTCACATACCGAGATATATACTGGCGCGCTCTGAAACGTTTCGCTTCCACGCCCATTTCCGACGGAGCCAAGCTCGCCGCACACGTTCGCATCGAGGGTCCGGCCATCATCGAACTACCAGAGACCACGATTGTGTTGCATCCCGACAGTTCCGGGCAGCTTGATGAGTATGGGAATTTTATTATTACGCTTCGCTAG